TAATTTGAAGAACATCTCAAGTGGCTTGAAACTTTCTATTTTGTTATTTTGGTAAGGATAACTTGCATACTCACCTTAACTTCTGAAGATCCTTCTGTGCAGATTCAATCATACGAACAAGATTTCTAAAATAGAAAATATGGGGGTTAATGAGATTCAATTTATTAACACCCTCCACTGCTACATTGTCACTCACCACTACCATTTCAAGTTGAACTCACTCATTATAGACTCTCCAAGCATTACAGCCATGCTGAGACATGATTTCCAGATTCTCTATACGAACAGCCTGATGCTCCAGCTGAGCCATTGAATTGTTGACACACTCCTGCCATGTAGTTATATCATTCCTCTGACCAGATGAAGGGGCGGGTAATtcatatcttaaaaaaaaaaaaatccatgaaatTAAATCACATTACTTGAGTAAGCAGAGTTATTCTTTAcctaaaaaaaactaatttttctTTTAAACATATGGTAGCTGCATGCATGCCAATTCCTTAACATATACTAATTATCAAAACTGTGGCGCTACTTAGTAATATCTCAAGTGACAGCTGTAGTCCATAGGATTGCATGAAACTCTGTAAGGCATAAAGAATAGTTCCTCTATGTTAAATAATAGCTCAAATTCTTATTTTGACATAATTCAAGATATTTCAGTAATGATATTACATTATAAAATACTTGCATAAACCCCTTACAGCTATACTTCTCAATAATAAGGAATAACAAGTTGCTAAAAAGTGTATCCTACCTATGCAtcctctaagggctcattcacatctgcgcccagcagtCTGTTCtgcgggtttccgtttcctgcacaaaacaaggcaggagatggaaacctgccagaatccttccaaacccattcaaatgaatgggtttgaaaagtgtccagctgtgagcgccggtgagcgttttatgctctccgcggcaaaaccgtttttttttttttttttttttaaaccggacacgcagtactctgtgtccggtttaaaaaaaaaacaaaacggttttgccacggagagctcaaaacgctcaccggcgctcacggccggactcggcatgacaggtttctgtcttctgcatgcagaagacagaaacctgataacagagtccatacgctggtgtgaacccagcatcagaggCTGGACTCCAGGCTGATACATGTGGGATGTGTGGAATTTTAGCATTGTGATACAGTGATTATATACAAGTGTATAAAACTGTTGTACTTGCATTGTACTGTATTTTATGGTGTATTGGAATTTATACAGCAATACTGACATTAATATGGAAATCaatttatatttcttatatacatgacagcccTATTTGTATGGCAGAAATGGGTAAATGCAATTCTTATTGTGCATTGCAactcaattttcatgaaaatcagggtTCTATTTTTATGCAAGTTAGTTGAGTGGTACTTTAGGGGAATTTCTTCTACTGCCAGTAGGTATTTGCCCCTAACTGCTGCCCAAATACACCACCATTGCTTGCATGACATCTCCCACTTCGCCTACAGCTGCCTCCATCTGAAGCCAACCCTAATGCTCTTTCGTGTGCAGCCTGTCGTCATCAGCCATGCTTGGTACAGTCATTAATGGTTTACTATGGCCAATCCAGACAATTACAACTTTGTGGAGATATCATTGAAGCAATGGGGGTGTTGTTGGGTGGTTATCTAGAGTGGAAAGcgaagccccagcaggagaagcAAATAATCCTAAGGCACTTTTCCGCTAACTTGCATAAGagtaaaatcctgattttcatgaaaaaggaGTTGCAACAcagaataagggtatgttcacacggtggaaaatggcttCCGTGCgcctagccatgactggatgccgatgctgtGCACCAGCATTctgtcacggcattccgctcctgattaggcccgaatgaatgggcctaaacaagaGCGCGTCTCAAGCTGTGGAAGTcgcagctgactcagctgcggaatccatggaaataccgtattttacggactataaggcgcactggactataagccgcattgcccatgagcgccttatagtccgtctcggttcatatataaggcgcaccggactataagccgcagtccggtgcgcattatatgttattgaaagcggcggcaggcagactttgccagcggccgcttaaccccccgcgtgccagccgcttctattggaagcgctcggcaggcgaggaggggctctatcagcaaaatcatgctgatagagcccaaccgtaaaagttagattaaactaccagcccccccccctgttttaaaataaaagcctgaaacagaatgtgaaacttaccgagcggtgcagggtgggcgggcattcaggcctcctcttcctccgatgttccgtcctcctcctccgccgctcaaTAACTgagaatggcctgggcacatgcgcagtagtagaagcattatgatattgcgcatgcgcccaggccattagttcgcgagcgccggaggagaaggacggaacatcggaggaagaggaggcctgaatgcccattcgcccgccctgcaccgctcggtaagtttcacgttctgtttcaggccggcgtgacagcagggctgccggacacttcccattcatttctatgggagccggcatgcgagcgctccccatagaaatgaatggacagacacttcccattcatttctatgggagccggcatgcgagcgctccccatagaaatgaatgggaagtgtctgtccattcatttctatggggagcgctcgcatgccggctcccatagaaatgaatgggaagtgtctgtccattcatttctatggggagcgctcgcatgccggctcccatagaaatgaatgggaagtgtctgtccattcatttctatggggagcgctcgcatgccggctcccatagaaatgaataggaagtgtccggcagccctgctgtaacaccggcgtgtacggctgtgatacacgccggcgttccgtagtgtgaatgcacccttacggtgccttttatgtatgtatggaagcggcacgcagactttgccgccgcttccatccatatataaggcgcaccggactataagccgcacttacgatttctgagtaaatcgtaggtttttatgtgcgccttatagtccggaaaatacagtATAGGTaatttcgcttcttttttctgcaactcgctagcagaaaaaaaaaaaaagcgagcgactctcactgaagtcaatgggagccatttttacaggtgtatattgaggcggattccgcgtcaaaatccgcctgcaaaaaaacccttgtgaacataccctaagaaagTGGTCTTTGAAAAATGTAGAAGCGACCattcaaggtactgtcattagtttgagatctttcttttctgctgacagacttcctttaaaaaaaaaaaaaaattacaaaaaagaaaTGCAAAGCTTGATTTTAAAAACACCTATGACTTGCCTCTTCATGCTGAGAAGCTCAAGCGGCTGGCGAGCAGCTAGTCTTTCAAACTCATTTCTCATTATTTCTGTCTagaaaggcaaaaaaataaacaaattaaaaCCTCTGTTAACTGGTTACAAGTGAATGTCATATACATGGTAGCActagaaaataaatgaaaaaacaaaacaattaaagaggacctttcatcatattgggcataagggcgtttctgacagttagccagggacgcccttctgcccagcagcacctatcgcactgtactgtgtgagcggggagaacgccccctccctctgctcacacagctcgtccgtagacgagtgttatcaggagagggagggggagttcctccccgctccacagtacagcgcgataggcgctgctgggcagaagggcgtccctggctaactgtcagaaacgcccttctgactgtaaagcgctacggtaccaggaccgatagcgctttacctggggcacagatcgggaaagccaacagtgtgctgaattcagcgcactgtcagctttccagcagtatatagaactgcctgtgcccaatatgatgaaaggtcctctttaactatgctACTAAAATACAATCTCAAAACATTCACAGATCCTATGGATACTTGAGGCACTGATCTAGATCCATACCTCAAATAGAGCGTAGTCTGGAGTAGGTAAATAACTCAGGTAATTTTTGGTTGGGCGATATCGCCTGGTTTCCTCTTCCACGAGTGCAGCTGCCTACATATAGAAGAAATAAATGCAGAAAATAAGATCAGATTATATATGTTCAATAAACGCTGATGTCGCACCACCGACTCACCGAATAGACATTGATGATATATTTTAAGACAGGTCACCAAcaattttagcccagaaaaccccattaaactggggccccacatggtgtaaacacagtggtttgcctgtggcagaaacagcacagaaaaaaacacgttGCTTTACTTTCACAGCAAAGTAGacggaatttgctagaatcccaaccCGACTTTGCGTTAAAATACGTGCTGTGGACatgtggcgatttccaaaactgtcgtggTTTTGAAAGTCAgaagatgtcaattatacctacagaaaccacAGCGGTTTccttacaggtataattgaagcagaaactcagcagaggaaaaaataaaaaaatcgctGCGGGAATAACTGCTATTCATTGCCACCGCagattttcccgcagcgtttttttgctgcaggtcgCCCTGTAGGGCCTTAAGCTTAAGAGTCATCATTAAAATCATATAAGGGGGGGATCCAACAACCCCACATATCAACTGATGCAGTATACACAAAGCAACCACTCCATATACTGTGTCAGTACTGTGGCATAGCCACTACACAGCGTACAGGGCCAGCTGTTTCTGGTCTTCCAAAATCAACACAAAAAGTGTGAACACCCCACAGGTTTAAATTCCAATCCAGGTCACGGAAAAGGAAAGAACTGACATATACTGAAGCAGTTTTCTCACAAAGCTGCAGCAAGATCCACTGCGGATTAAACCTATTGAATGGGGCCGATCAGTGTGCGGATCCACAGCAG
This sequence is a window from Leptodactylus fuscus isolate aLepFus1 chromosome 2, aLepFus1.hap2, whole genome shotgun sequence. Protein-coding genes within it:
- the BCAS2 gene encoding pre-mRNA-splicing factor SPF27, with the translated sequence MAGTNLVAGDAVVDALPYFDQGYDAPGVREAAAALVEEETRRYRPTKNYLSYLPTPDYALFETEIMRNEFERLAARQPLELLSMKRYELPAPSSGQRNDITTWQECVNNSMAQLEHQAVRIENLEIMSQHGCNAWRVYNENLVRMIESAQKDLQKLRKRIQDLNWQRKNSQLTSGAKLREMESTWVSLVSKNYEIERAIVQLENEINQLKQRDGENKENIENY